In Bacillus sp. KH172YL63, one genomic interval encodes:
- the argC gene encoding N-acetyl-gamma-glutamyl-phosphate reductase: protein MNVGIVGSTGYGGVELYRLLSKHPHVHECILYSSSLEGTPYVDQYPHLAGLSQEMVKPIVIGEMQELDFVFLAVPSGVSKELSPKLVGKKAKVIDLSGDLRLKDPSQYEEWYKGESAPEDILNEAVYGLTEMNRNAVKEAKLIANPGCFPTATLLGLAPLLHHGLIDPGSIIIDAKTGLSGAGRKASLASHFSETQENLRIYKVHEHQHIPEIEQQLKEWNVETGPISFTTHLIPMTRGIMATMYAQLTDDIATGALHDIYSEFYHHQPFIRVRPSGQFPGTKEVFGTNFCDLSVKADPRTNRVTVVAVIDNLIKGAAGQAVQNMNVMLGIDETTGLHHDPIYP, encoded by the coding sequence GTGAATGTTGGAATTGTAGGTAGTACAGGTTATGGAGGGGTAGAGCTGTATCGGTTGTTATCGAAGCACCCCCATGTGCATGAATGCATTTTGTATTCATCTTCTTTAGAAGGCACGCCTTATGTGGATCAGTACCCCCATCTGGCCGGTCTGTCACAGGAAATGGTGAAGCCGATCGTGATCGGGGAAATGCAGGAGCTTGATTTTGTCTTTTTGGCCGTACCGTCAGGCGTATCAAAAGAGTTGTCGCCGAAACTCGTCGGAAAGAAGGCGAAGGTGATTGACCTGTCCGGAGACCTCCGCTTAAAGGATCCGTCACAATATGAAGAATGGTATAAAGGAGAATCTGCACCGGAGGATATTCTGAATGAAGCGGTATACGGTTTGACCGAAATGAACCGGAATGCGGTCAAAGAGGCGAAGTTGATTGCCAATCCCGGGTGTTTTCCGACGGCGACCCTTCTCGGCTTAGCCCCATTGCTCCATCACGGGCTGATTGATCCCGGGTCGATCATCATCGATGCGAAAACGGGATTATCAGGGGCCGGAAGGAAGGCAAGCCTTGCCAGTCATTTTTCAGAAACGCAGGAAAATCTGCGAATCTATAAAGTTCATGAACATCAGCACATCCCGGAAATTGAACAGCAATTGAAGGAATGGAATGTAGAGACGGGACCGATTTCGTTTACGACACACCTTATTCCGATGACCCGGGGCATTATGGCGACGATGTATGCACAGTTGACGGATGACATCGCAACCGGAGCGCTGCATGACATCTACAGTGAATTTTATCATCATCAGCCATTCATCAGAGTGCGTCCGTCAGGTCAATTCCCGGGTACAAAGGAAGTGTTCGGCACTAACTTCTGTGATCTGTCGGTCAAGGCAGATCCGCGGACGAACCGGGTCACGGTCGTCGCGGTCATCGATAATCTGATCAAAGGGGCGGCAGGTCAGGCTGTCCAGAATATGAACGTGATGTTAGGGATCGACGAAACGACCGGCTTGCATCATGATCCAATCTATCCGTAA
- the argB gene encoding acetylglutamate kinase, which produces MIMSKSTPVTGRKPAIVVKLGGSVLSKLTDSFFRSMKELQQQFEVIIVHGGGPHISYMLANLDIESTFINGQRKTTRDVFGVAEQVLKGKVNGDLTHRLNMAGLDAVGLSGYDAGLLKASFIDEETLGYVGKVEEVNQLLLHTLLSQNYLPVIAPLATTTDGEKLNVNADLAASAVAEAIQAEKLVFVTDVPGILKDGELVSRVTKDAILHYIEAGVIYGGMIPKVQAALSALDGNLNEVMIVGCQDAFIQDGEMVGTRITEGKEEVGAV; this is translated from the coding sequence ATGATTATGTCAAAATCAACGCCAGTTACCGGACGTAAGCCTGCAATTGTCGTCAAATTAGGGGGCAGCGTCCTCTCCAAGCTGACTGATTCCTTCTTCAGGAGCATGAAGGAGCTGCAACAGCAGTTTGAGGTGATCATCGTCCACGGCGGCGGGCCCCATATTTCATATATGCTTGCCAATCTCGATATTGAATCCACTTTTATAAACGGACAAAGAAAAACAACCAGGGATGTTTTCGGGGTTGCAGAACAGGTGTTGAAAGGAAAGGTGAACGGTGATCTGACCCACCGGCTGAATATGGCGGGACTGGACGCGGTCGGGCTTTCGGGATACGACGCCGGACTGCTGAAGGCATCCTTCATCGATGAGGAGACGCTCGGGTATGTCGGCAAGGTTGAAGAAGTCAATCAACTACTGCTGCACACCCTGCTTTCCCAGAACTATCTGCCGGTGATTGCGCCGCTCGCGACAACAACCGATGGGGAAAAACTCAATGTCAACGCCGATCTTGCAGCCTCTGCCGTAGCAGAAGCGATCCAGGCAGAAAAGCTTGTGTTTGTCACCGATGTTCCCGGTATTTTAAAAGACGGGGAGCTTGTTTCACGTGTAACAAAGGATGCGATCCTTCATTATATAGAAGCCGGCGTGATCTACGGCGGAATGATCCCGAAAGTTCAGGCGGCATTATCTGCTCTCGATGGGAATTTGAATGAAGTAATGATCGTCGGCTGTCAGGATGCATTCATCCAGGACGGGGAAATGGTAGGAACACGAATTACAGAAGGAAAAGAGGAGGTTGGGGCGGTATGA
- the argJ gene encoding bifunctional ornithine acetyltransferase/N-acetylglutamate synthase, producing MKLVKGQAVQQIKGGTILTPRGYKAGGMHIGLRYAKKDFGVVYSEKPAQCGAVYTQSHFQAAPLKVTQESISASGQLQAIVVNSAIANACTGEQGLKDAYQTREWIAERFQIAEDHVAVASTGVIGEWLQMEKMEQGCREIEVESGQQGADAFHQAILTTDTVEKSSCYQVEIDGETVTIGGCAKGSGMIHPNMATMLGFITTDAHIDSATLQQALHASINQSFNQITVDGETSTNDMVIVMANGMAGNDLLHEHHPDWLQFQQGLNAVCEDLAKQIARDGEGATKLVEVNVTGAHTDQDANILSKKVVGSNLVKTAIYGCDPNWGRIVGAMGHSDVTIAPQFCDIYIGDTLVFSKGTPQAFNEEAVSNYMQAEKVVIDILLNDGDGKGKAWGCDLTYDYVKINASYRT from the coding sequence ATGAAACTAGTTAAAGGGCAAGCGGTCCAACAAATCAAGGGAGGAACGATTCTGACGCCTCGCGGATACAAGGCAGGCGGGATGCATATCGGTCTCCGGTACGCAAAGAAAGATTTCGGGGTCGTTTACAGTGAGAAACCGGCGCAGTGCGGGGCCGTGTATACACAGAGTCACTTTCAGGCAGCGCCGCTGAAGGTCACCCAGGAAAGCATCTCTGCATCAGGACAGCTGCAGGCGATCGTCGTGAACAGCGCCATCGCAAACGCTTGTACAGGAGAGCAGGGCTTAAAGGATGCCTATCAGACAAGGGAGTGGATCGCAGAGCGCTTCCAGATCGCAGAAGATCATGTAGCCGTTGCTTCCACAGGGGTCATCGGTGAGTGGCTTCAGATGGAAAAGATGGAGCAGGGCTGCCGGGAGATCGAGGTCGAGAGCGGTCAACAAGGCGCAGATGCGTTCCATCAAGCCATCCTGACGACAGATACGGTTGAAAAATCATCCTGCTATCAAGTGGAAATCGACGGAGAAACCGTCACGATCGGTGGATGTGCCAAGGGATCCGGGATGATCCATCCGAATATGGCGACGATGCTCGGCTTCATTACAACCGACGCGCATATCGATTCTGCCACGCTTCAACAAGCTCTTCATGCATCGATCAATCAATCATTCAATCAAATCACTGTAGACGGAGAAACGTCCACCAATGATATGGTCATTGTCATGGCAAACGGAATGGCAGGGAATGATCTCCTTCATGAGCATCATCCGGACTGGCTGCAGTTTCAACAAGGTTTGAACGCCGTTTGTGAGGACCTTGCGAAACAGATCGCACGTGACGGGGAAGGGGCAACGAAGCTGGTGGAAGTGAATGTCACCGGCGCCCATACCGATCAGGATGCCAATATCCTCTCAAAGAAAGTGGTAGGATCCAATTTAGTGAAGACGGCCATCTACGGCTGTGACCCGAACTGGGGGAGGATTGTGGGTGCCATGGGGCACAGCGACGTCACGATCGCGCCCCAGTTCTGTGACATCTATATCGGTGATACCCTCGTATTCTCAAAAGGGACGCCGCAGGCATTCAATGAGGAAGCTGTCAGCAATTATATGCAGGCTGAGAAGGTCGTCATAGATATCCTGTTGAACGATGGGGACGGAAAAGGAAAAGCATGGGGGTGTGACCTAACGTATGATTATGTCAAAATCAACGCCAGTTACCGGACGTAA